The sequence below is a genomic window from Leucoraja erinacea ecotype New England chromosome 10, Leri_hhj_1, whole genome shotgun sequence.
CCCCAACGCCGACACAGTTCCTGTGCCCCAGGAATGTTACGGACGAACAGGAGGGTTTCGCAGAAGGTTTTGTCAAAGCTCTGGAAGAACTTCATAAACAGAATATTCTGCCCAGCGTGACATGTTCAACTCAGTCTGTGAATACGCCGACTGCGGTCTCTGCCTCTTTACCTAGTCCAAGCACTGTTTACAATTCAAATATGCACCAGGAGCCTCCTGTGTATGCTAATCTCAATAACTTTAATCCTACTACCATTACTTCTCAACCTAACTACAGTACGAATAATATGAACTATGCAACACCCCAGCACCATGCAATGAACACTCAAATGCCCATCCAGCATCCCAGACTTCAGGCCCTGAAGGAGGAACCTCAGACTGTGCCTGAGATGCCTGGTGAGACCCCACCGTTGTCTCCTATTGACATGGAGTCTCAGGAGCGAATCAAGGCCGAGAGGAAGCGAATGAGAAACCGCATTGCCGCCTCAAAGTGCCGGAAGAGGAAACTGGAAAGAATCGCCCGGTTGGAAGATAAAGTTAAAAACTTAAAGGCGCAGAACTCTGAACTGGCATCCACGGCAAATGTGCTCCGGGAGCAGGTTGCCCAACTGAAACAGAAAGTTATGAATCACGTAAACAGCGGTTGTCAACTCATGCTAACGCAGCAGCTGCAAACGTTCTGATTCAAGAAAGTAAAGGGAGAAACTGTTGGTGAAGAAATGCAAAGAGGACTGCATTAAATAAATCAAGCCAGAAGAAGTCCTGATTGCGCCCCGAGCGCGCGTGCACGGAGGAAAACGTGGAGGACTGCTTGATGTAAAAAATAAATCCAGAATGACTGATAAGCTGTTTGCAGCAGAAGATAAATGAATATCGAGTCATTGTTTTACTTTGACCAAATCTTGCATGGACCGAAGCAGTTCGGAATCATCCAGTATTAGCGAATTTAAAAGTGCGATGGCATAGGTCGCTTCTGATGTAGTATAAcgtggggagggtgtgggagggcgtTAAGGGAGGTTAAAAGCTTTGAGGCCGTCTTGCCTTGGAAAATGTACAGACTATGTTTTGTTTTATGAAAGATCAGTTTCTGTCAACAAAACGTAACCGCTTCAAGCGATAGCCTTTGTAAGTTATTTTTTATGTTCCTCATTGGGATAGACCCCCCCCCAATATATTCATGTAAATAAGAGATTTGGAGGACTGTAAGTTTACCATTTGTAATAAAGTATATAATTTTTTATGTTCGTTTCTGAGAACTTCTGGGAAAAGTTCAGTTATATTTAAAATGTATgaataaaatatttgaaaatacatttattttgtacTCTTTATTGGATATTGCGTTTGTGGTTATAATGCAGTGTTGAATCTGAGTGTTGAAATCACATAGTGGGAAGATATAAAGAACTGTTCTTCGTAGTCAGATTTTCTTCCACTGCACAAAAGTTTACACAGGAATAATGCACTTGGCTATATATAGCCTTGAATGAAAATGTATACTCGCAGAGCTTCAAAACTAACATTGGAGGGAAAAGGCCAGTGGCAAAAAAATGTCACTGAGATCCTATTTTAAAATCCCAAACGCTTCTCCGTTGATTTAGATTAAGGCAACATTATTGTCCACTATTATCACTTATAAAGTTGTTGCCTAGAGGTGTGAGCAGGTCATGTCAGTTTGAGAGCAAGGCATCACAACTTGCATAcgggtttttttccccaaaaataaTATAGCCGAGTATGAATTTGTATTATAAAACATGGCATTTGGGAATACATATAATATAAATTCGATACAAAAATAAACGGCTCCCAATAAGTTACTAGGCTGGAGGTTATCCACACACAAACCAGGATGCTGATCTTTGTTGCAGTTTTTGACCATTATAATCGAAACGAGTCAAATTAAGCTCTACTATTTGAAGTTGCAATTCAGAAAGGAAGGAGTAGCTACAATGTATGTTTAAAATCACATTATTGAACTCGAAATGATAACACCAAGCATGCTCTGCCGTTCTAATCCTCCATGAAGGCTGAAAGTTCTGTGCTGTAACTAATCTGCTGGGGAATTGAAAACTGTATCAAGAGATATAATGGATTGATGCACTTCAATAATTGTTACAAACTTTGTAACTATAAGGTCTTAACCAAAGAAATGTTTAAATCATGAATCGTAACAATTTTGAGATGTTTAAGCATTGTGTATTTGATATATAATAAATAGATAGGAAAAAAAGGCGCAATTTTAAATGGCAGATTTTCGTTTGAAAACTGCTTTAAACATGATTTATTAAGGCTGACAGATGCTTCTTTATAGTACATTCCTTATCTCTTTATGGACTGAGAGTGCCAATTTCATTCAAATTGTAAAATTACAATTTATTAACTGACTTCAAAAACGTCAGACAGGAGCTTCAgaacagctactttcccacaGGCATCAGGTTCCTGCACAAGCCAACACCCACCCCAGCTCGGAATAGCCTTTGCACAACTATGgcttgttttgcactaatgtcttgtcttGCAGAGTTTTTTTACTTATTTTCGTCTTGTATAAGCTATGTCTGTTTTTTTGTAAAATTATATTGTGTGCGTTAATTTGAGTCTACTTGCCTGTGATTCAACTGCAAGCAAGTTTATCACTGCATCTGTACCTCACGTGCATATGGCAACAAAATAAACTCGGCATCAAATTATACAATATAATACGGTTTTTTTACTTCATACTAATTTGTAGCTGCTGCAGTCGTCATTTCGAGTTCCCTTAAAACGCAAAATAGCGTAACCATTTGGGGTCtcctacagatagacacaaaaagctggagtaacgcagcggagaaggaatgggtgacgtttcgggtcgagtatcTTCTACAGGATGGATAACCCGGTTGCGAGTTTTTTAAACTTCCAAAAGTTGTACATACAGAAGCGTTTAGTCCGAAAGGaacaaacacacaaaatgctgtgatatctgaagaagggtctcgacgcgaaacgtcacccattccttttctccagagatgctgcctgtcccgctgagttactcaagcagtttgtgtctatcttcggtgtaaaccaacatctgcagttcctacctccaCATTTGGGAGTCTAAAAAGCTTTGAAGCTAAGATTTTAAACATATATTACCCATTTGAATTTCTGGTCAGATTAAATTAATCACACGGGCTCTCCAGAGGAATAAAAATATCCAACCTGTAAATTTCAGGTTACCTCTGCAATTTGAAATGAGCCAATCCGCGCACTGAAACTTGTTGCACAGTCGTCCCTATGGTGAGATTGTCACCAAAAGTTACCCGGCATTGCAGCACTGTCCAACggtggttgtttttttttaacggaagaacaaaatgaaaataatgctggaaatattgtTCTACATTTGCGTTTCTGCTTAAGTGTTATATTAATATAAAAGTCCCGGAAAAGCACGGGACTGCTAAGGCTGGAGTCACACTCCCTTGTAAGGAATCTGCGCGCTGCCTCATTCGCTTTCTCCGAGCCACTCGAGCCTTGCGTGCCCACGACGTGCTGACGTAAGGGCGGCGTCCGGGTACGTTTGTGTCCAAATATGGGAAACGTGGTGACCTCAACGTCTGAGTTTGCGGAAGATTGACGTCACAGGCCggggttggccaggtgggcggggCCTGTGGGACGATCAAAGACTCCCCCTCCCAGGGACCGGGCGGGCCGCGGTGCAAGGTGCAAGTCAGCCCGAAGTGGCGGCAAGAAGCACCAGCTAACTCAAGCAAGCACACCAGAGCCGGTCGTGCAGTTGAGTAACTCGGCCAAAGTAACGCCCTTACCATTTCACGCCGACATATACTACGTGCCAGTAAAttcattttccttttatttcccaGCCAGTAATTCCACTGTGGCATTTCAACAAGCGTCAGCAGAAAGCATCTACTCCCGTTTTGTGCTGCACGAAATCTTATTGCCCCATCAATTATTGGTTCATTTTCAACGCGCAATAAATGATGTACGTTTATCAACTTGACGCACCCTAGACGTCTATGGGATAAAGTAATAAaatatgacaaagtgctggaggaactcagtggacagGACAACACCTGTGGAGTGAaatagacagatgacgtttcgggtcgggacccttcttcaaactatgaTAGCAGGGAGGGGAAAAGCGAGGTAGAGGTGGGGCAAATCCTAGCAAGTATAAATAATGGCAGATGAGATGGGGAGGGCGTGGAGATAATGACAAAGTCTAGATGTAAAAAGGGGAGGTTAATGGAGATAATGACAAAGGCTAGATGTAAAAATGAGATAAAAGGGTGGCCTTGCcttggtagtggaggccaaggacagaggtCCGAATAGTAAATAAAATGGTAGCAACCAGCAGAAGCCTTGGCAGACAGAGCGCAAGTAGTTAacatggttagtaaatttgcaaattaCTCCAAAATTAGTGGAATTGTAGAGAGTGAAGGTTATCTAAATTTACAACACGATCTAGATCAGTCAGGAAGGGCAAATTGTATTCAACAAATGGCAAATTGTATTCAACTTtgagaagtgtgaggtattgcactttggtaTGTCGAACCAGGACATGACTGACATAGTAAATGGTGGAGGCTTTGAGGGTGACAGAATAGCAAGATCTGAGAATGCAGGGCTATGGGGCAAAAACAGGCAAATGAGGCTTGCTCAATATGCCATTTTAGTCACATAGAcaggataggctgaatggcctcttcccatGCTGACGTAGTCTTAGCCTTTGAATAAGGCTACCATTCCAATCACCtttccccttatctttaagctcaCCTCTCAACTCCTCCCATCTCCGAGTCCTCCATTTCCCCTTTGtactccctcttccccttcccctttctaCACATATCGCTCACTGCAGCTTTCCATTTCACTCCTGTTGGTTCCTTTTGTCTGCTTTTCACCTCTGTCAtatctccatccatctgccaattaccccacctcaccagtatccacctacCCAATCTGCATGGGTAGCTTAACAGCATGAACACTTAAATCCCCaattccccctctcctttcttccaCCACATcttacccctcaccccccccccccccccccccacacaccttcctTGTGCCCCATCTGAATTCACACCTATTTTTCACCTCCCCTTCTACCTATAGTCCTTCCTCACAATtttcacaatttacaattcttcaatccttttatctctcacctgtcttttcatccctggcctttgtccatccatctgcccatcaagcaTCGGGGCAGCATCCAGAACACATGCAAAAcatgttgatttcattaactttactgcAAACATCCACCCTGTTCGCAAATTTACTTGGATtaactctgacacctctctcacaTCTCTTGatttctctgtctccatcacagactATTAACTgaaatctactacaaacctattgATTCCAACTGTTATCTTGCCTCTTGCAATTTTGCAGTTTCTCCGTttctgccacatctgctcccaagatgaagctttccattctaggatatCCGAAATGCCCTTGCTCTTTAGTAAACATGTTTTTTTCCCCGCTGTCCTAGATGGATCCCTCATttttgtctcctctgtgtccagtAGTTCTGCTCTCGCTCACCCTCTCCCCAGATGGAACATGGATAGAGTTTCCGACAttctcacctttcacctcacctgcctctgcatccaacacaccaTCCCCCAACATTTCCTTCAATTGGGAATGTGATTCCACCATCAGTCCCATCTTCCCAACCCCGCTCTTGCACAGAGACGGCTTTCTCTGTAACTCCTGtaaggttcactcatcccttcctatgcaaaccaccccctctccaggtaatTTGCCGTGCAACCACAGGAGGTATAACAGCTGTCCCAATACCTATTCCCTCACCTCCGTCCAGGAACCCTGCAGCCATTCCAGGTGAAatagttcatgtgcacctcctccaacctcatctactgcatgtgGTGTTCCTGATgaggcctcctgtacattggcaatGACCAAGCAGTGACTATTTTGCTAAATACTTATGCTTGGTCCACCACAGCCTGTAGGATCCCTCTGATGCTAACCATTtttactcctcttcccattcttactctgacctttctgtcctaggcctcatcCATgcccagagtgagaccacatgcaaacttataacccaacggtatgaacatcaaattttccaattttaggcaactaaataaccttcctcccctctcccctcatataatcccacacccctcccccccctcccctgtatcccccccttcctcctttcCCACCCCctgctcccctgccccccccccccccttgactcacACCTATTCCTGTACCCCTCCACTTCCATTATGTAACTACATgacccaccccctctcctttctcccataCTTCttattcccctccccccatttcccTTCTGCCCCACCTgaactcacacctatttctcacGTCCCCTCTATTGCTcacctccccttccacccacattcaTTTATCTTGCtctacaattcacaactcttcaatcctttagtcacacaccttgtgtcttttcatctttggcctttgtctagCCATCTGCCTATCCTCACTCACCTCAACCCTTCTCACCTGTGTTGGCCTATTACCTGCAAGGCTTTATcttgccccttctctctttcagctttctcccacccctcccccctcccccccacacacaccaccccttcccccccttccacccctccccccaatccccccaatcagtctgaagaagccccaacctgaaatgtcacctatctatgttctcctgagatggtgcctgaccagctgagctactccagcactgtgtcttctaCCTACCATTTGCTAGTTTTTGCCCCACCCCTACCTCTTGTTTCCTTCCGTGGAAGCAGGCActctactccatcagtttgaagaagagtctttaCCCCAAAAGGCATCTGGAAATTTCCCTCCACTGTTGCTGCCTGgcacgctgagttacaccaggattgtgttttctgctcaagattctagcatctgcagtctcttgtgtctccacaggATAAAAGAATGCATGTATTGACTGAATGAATTATAAATTATTCCATATTATGACAGCTGCATGTTTTACTTACACTGTGCTACTGTTCAGAGTTGTACGTTAATTTATTCcaactttaaaaacaaaatttaaaacatAGATATTTAGAAAACATATGGAAAGTATTTGGCCAGCTTTCATTTTTTGCACCTTCCAGCGGTGCATCCATAACCCTCCCACGGATTTTCAAATATGCAATGGAGTGCTTTTATTCATATGTAGTGGGTCATCTGGTTATAACTCTTTTATGCAGTGAGCTCTAGACCCCAAAACACCAGGTGTGATCTAtgccacatttacagtattgtgttcagttctgggcaccatgtattGCGAAAAATTGtctagctggaaaaggtgcagagaagatttacgaggataggttcaaagtaacattagcaaatttgcagatgacacaaagctgggtggtagtgtgaactgtgaggaggatgctatgagaatgcagagtaacttggacaggttgggggagtgggcagatgcatggcagatgaagtttaatgcggataaatgtgaggttatccactttggtagcaaaaaacaggaaggcagattactatctaaatggcatcaaattGGGAATAGGAGACGTAcagcaggatctgggggtccttgtacatcagtctatgaaagtaagcatgcaggtacagcaggcagtgaagaaagcgagtggcaTGTTGTTAactctttataacaagaggaatcaaatataggagcaaagaggtccttctgcagttgtacagagccctagtgagaccacacctggagtattgtgtgcaattttggtcccctaatttgaggaaggacattcttgctattgagggagtgcagcgtaggtttacaaggttaattcccggtatggcgggactgtcatatgctgagagaatggagcagctgggcttgtacactctggagtttagaaggatgagaggggatctcatcgaaacatataagattgttaagggcttggacacgctagaggccggaaacatgttcccgatgttgggagagtccagaaccaggggccacaatttaagactaaggagtaagccatttagaatggagatgaggaaacactttttctcacagagagtggtgagtctgtggaattctctgtctcagagggcggtggaggcaggttctctagatgctttcaagagagagctagatagggctcttaaaaatagcggagtcagcggatatggggagaaggcagggacggggtactgattggggatgatcagccatgatcacattgaatgacggtgctggctcgaagggccaaatggcctactcctgcacctattgtctattgatattgccaggactcatggGCCTGGGCGTtagagaaaggttgagcaggctaggactttattccttggagcgtgtggatgaggggtgttcttatagagatatgcaaaatcatgagaggaatagatcatgtagacatacaaactccattgtCCAGAGTAGGATATTCGAGAACCAGAAGATAAAGGTTCgaagtaatgggggggggggggagatttaatagaaacctgaggggtaacttttcaaacaaagtgtggtgggtgtatgaaactagctgccagaggtagttgaggcaggtactattgcattgtttaagaaacatttggacaggtacatgtttagagggatatgggccaaatgtgagtaatatagatgagacatgttgattgatgtgagcaagttggaccaaagggcctgtttccacactgtatgaaccTATGACTCTACCTCCTTTCTTAAAACAGCTGCACCTGGTGTTTGACAATTACGGAAGAAAATACGTCCTTCTACTTTGTTTTACAGGTCAGACGGCTTCTTTGGAAATGTCTTTTCATTAACATTTTCTGAGACCTTCCAATAGGACTGAGAGTAAAGCTAAGGAAATTATGGGGAAGGACAAAGGAAATAGCGTTGATAGAATGAGACCAAATAGGATAATGGGATAAGGCTTTATAAGAGATGATTTTACACTGAGGGATGATAATCCAATATAGGCAGCTGAGAGCCAGAATGATTGGCAAATTATAATGTGAAAAAGTTAGTTTTTATCCATGGATAATGTCCTCCCAGCTGTGTTTTCTATTACCACCCCACTACCAGATACTTGAATATTATTTTTAGATATTCTCATGCAAGCCATTTTGCATAGGACACAATGTGAATATTAGGGACATGGCAAACATGTCAAATACACAGAACACAATGCATAAAACATATTTCCAGGATGTTTCAGGATATAATACTTCAAACGCAATGACTAAAGTGTTCAGAATAAGCTTCACTAAAGGACGTGTCAGGACATATATACCTGCTTTCCAGCTTCACTGAATAGAGAAGGTATTTAATAATATATTGCAATTGAAGCAAAGGCACAAATTAGGGCACAAAGGTACAGGAACACTCAGCGCGGAATTGTTAAATAAGGTTGCATCTGAATGAGAGATATCAGCTTTATTTTAGAATTCTAATTGAGCAGCAATTTTTCAGAAACAATGGAATAAGTAATCAACCTGTTATTGAAGATGGATTTCATCACTAAATTGTGTGACATGTGTTTTGATGTGACATTGTTTTTACAGGAATGAAGGCTTTTGATTTTGTCCTCAGGCTATCCCTAAGGCTTTACAGCTAATTAAGTATTTTCACAATCTACTCACTGTTCCCATATAGGAACCAAATTTACTTTGCTCCCTGCTGCTTTTGTATTGCCTTAATGATTTGGTTGTTACTCTCTTGTAAATACTATTAAATAGCCCTGTTGCATGATTTCTTCTTAAATTGGATGCAGACTTTTTCAAAAACATGTTGGATCTTCAGCTATGAATATGCATGGTGCTATCATATATATTCggacatttttccacatttgCTTGTTTGCATGTTTATTTCAGGAAGCAGAAATTTATTATGCATTCCGTTGCTGTGAAGTTGGCTGGAATCACTCCTGTTTTATCGTCTAAAGTTAGGTCACAAAAAGTGTATTTAAAACAatctgggatggggaggggatgtcCCACACCTATGACCTTTAGTCTCCGCATCCATATTGGCACATTAATGTCAACACACATTCAGTATTGCTTTGGAAGGATGCCAAGTGGCAGTTTAACTGCACATCAACAACTCCATTCTGTATGGATTAACTCCAAAAATAGATTTATGCACACACACTGTCTAGGCTTCTTACTGGCATCAGCATTTTAGAGCAATATTTACATTCATTCTCTGTACATCATTGCCTCTTAACAATTTCCCATTCTACCCTCCAGTACTACTGACCACTGCTTCTTGGTACTGTATCTGTTCCTGGAGAAATAAGTTGGAAATGGGATTGATCTGAGGGTCAACAATTTAAATGGCTAAATTGCCCCCTATATCATAAGGAGATATGAGCAACTTAAACAACTTTGATGTGTGGATAGTTTCAGGTGCAGGGTCCTTTTCCTGTATCAAGTAAGCTGAGAAGTAAAAGGGAAGCTTAACATCAGCAAGGAACAGAAGaggagtggggtggaagattgcaaccttcacatggtccgccctgttacgacgaatgcaatcaatccgacgtgcacaatcaaataagatcaattagaacaagttgtcctacaactttaggctgtgcaggccataggcaagaagaagaaga
It includes:
- the jun gene encoding transcription factor AP-1 produces the protein MSTKMEQPFYHDDALNAAFAQPENSGYGYSSKMLKQNMTLNLSDPASNLKPHLRNKNSEGILTSPDVGLLKLASPELERLIIQSSNGLITTTPTPTQFLCPRNVTDEQEGFAEGFVKALEELHKQNILPSVTCSTQSVNTPTAVSASLPSPSTVYNSNMHQEPPVYANLNNFNPTTITSQPNYSTNNMNYATPQHHAMNTQMPIQHPRLQALKEEPQTVPEMPGETPPLSPIDMESQERIKAERKRMRNRIAASKCRKRKLERIARLEDKVKNLKAQNSELASTANVLREQVAQLKQKVMNHVNSGCQLMLTQQLQTF